A single genomic interval of Danio aesculapii chromosome 5, fDanAes4.1, whole genome shotgun sequence harbors:
- the ccnb1 gene encoding G2/mitotic-specific cyclin-B1, with protein sequence MALRVTRNTRLASSENQNALPGKAVVANKPGLRPRAALGEIGNNPQTRQALKKKEVKVAPAAEVVVEKAPVVQQPKKDSPKVQHGVKVVSEPSSPVPMETSGCASDDLCQAFSDVLLNIKDVDADDYDNPMLCSEYVKDIYLYLRQLETEQAVRPKYLAGKEVTGNMRAILIDWLVQVQIKFRLLQETMYMTVAIIDRFLQDHPVPKKQLQLVGVTAMFIASKYEEMYPPEIADFAFVTDRAYTTSQIREMEMKVLRVLNFGFGRPLPLQFLRRASKIGDVTAEHHTLAKYFLELTMVDYDMVHYPPSQMASAAYALTLKVFNCGDWTPTLQHYMGYTEDELVPVMQHIAKNVVRVNDGLSKHLAVKNKYSSQKQMRIATISQLKSSLIKDLAKQIS encoded by the exons ATGGCTCTCCGTGTCACAAGG AACACTCGCCTGGCCAGCAGCGAGAATCAGAACGCTCTGCCCGGAAAAGCAGTTGTAGCGAACAAGCCCGGACTCAGACCGAGGGCCGCGCTGGGGGAGATTGGCAACAATCCGCAAACACGACAGGCTTTGAAGAAGAAG GAGGTGAAGGTTGCACCCGCCGCCGAGGTTGTGGTTGAGAAGGCACCTGTGGTTCAACAGCCCAAGAAGGATTCTCCTAAGGTTCAACATGGCGTTAAG GTTGTGTCTGAGCCCTCCTCTCCTGTTCCTATGGAAACCTCTGGCTGTGCTTCAGATGATCTGTGTCAGGCATTCTCTGATGTTCTGCTTAATATCAAAGATGTGGATGCAGATGACTATGATAATCCCATGCTTTGCAGTGAATATGTCAAGGACATCTATTTGTATTTGCGCCAGCTTGAG ACTGAGCAAGCTGTAAGGCCAAAATATCTGGCAGGCAAGGAAGTTACTGGGAACATGCGTGCAATTCTTATCGACTGGCTTGTGCAAGTCCAGATTAAGTTTAGGCTGCTTCAGGAGACCATGTACATGACTGTTGCCATCATCGATCGCTTCCTTCAG GATCATCCTGTTCCAAAGAAGCAGCTCCAGCTTGTTGGTGTGACAGCCATGTTCATTGCATCAAAATATGAAGAGATGTACCCACCAGAGATTGCAGACTTTGCTTTTGTGACGGACCGAGCATACACAACCAGTCAGATCCGGGAGATGGAAATGAAGGTCCTGAGAGTCCTCAACTTTGGTTTTGGAAGACCTCTGCCACTACAATTTCTCAGGAGGGCATCTAAGATTGGAGAT gtCACTGCAGAACATCACACATTGGCAAAGTATTTCCTGGAGCTCACCATGGTTGATTATGACATGGTCCACTACCCTCCCTCTCAGATGGCTAGTGCTGCTTATGCCCTGACCCTGAAGGTCTTCAACTGTGGTGACTGG ACCCCTACTCTTCAGCATTACATGGGCTACACTGAAGATGAGCTGGTTCCTGTGATGCAGCATATTGCCAAAAATGTTGTGAGGGTCAACGACGGCCTTTCGAAGCATCTG GCTGTGAAAAATAAGTACTCCAGTCAGAAGCAGATGAGAATTGCCACAATCTCTCAGCTCAAGTCCTCCTTGATCAAAGACCTGGCTAAGCAAATCTCTTAG